ACCGCGGCGGCGTACTCGTCGGTGACCGGGTTGACGGGGCTGTCCACCTCGATGAATCCGGGGGCGACGGCGTTGACCCGGATCCCGCGGTCGGCGAACTCGACGGCACACGCCTTGGTCGCCATCTCCAGCGCAGCCTTCGAGGTGCAGTAGTGGGCCGCGCCGGGTCGCGCCCTGGTGGCCGCCCCCGAACTGATGTTGACCACGGCGGCGGGTCGTCCCGCGCGCGCCACCGCCACGGTCAGCAAGACCGGTGCGCGCACGTTGACGTGCTGAACACGGTCCCACTGCGCGGCCGTCATGTCGTCCAGGCGGGTGGCCGGGTAGATGCCGGCGGCGTTGACGAGCACGTCGACGGGGCCGGCCAAGCGCTGCGCCGCCGCGACGATCTCGCCGCAGCGCTCGTCGCTCAGGTCGGCGACGAGCGCGTGGGCGGTGCCTCGGCCACCGGCGAGGCCCGCCATCGCGGCGTCGAGCTCGACACCGCGAGCATCGACTCCGGTGACGGTGTCACCACGGGTGGCGAAGGCCTCCGCCACCGCCAGCCCGATACCACCGGCGGCGCCCGTGACCAGCACGTGCCGGGCGCTCACAGGAGCTCCCGACCCTTGGTCTCCGGCATCGTCGCGTAGACCGCGACCCCGATCAGCGCCGCCGTCGCGACGTAGAGCCAGACGAAGCTACCGAGACCGTTCGTGCTCATCCAGGTGGTGATGTAGGGCGCGGTGCCACCGAAGAGCGCAACGGCGAGTGCGTAGGGCAGGCCGATCCCGGTGCTACGCACCTCCGCCGGGAACTGCTCGGCCATCACGACCGCGCAGTTCGCCGAGTAGCCGGCCAGGAACGTCACCCCGACCAGCTCCACGACCAGCAGCGGCCAGAAGCCTCCGAGTGCGAGCAGCTGGAACGCCGGGTAGGCGAGCACCACGAACCCGGCCGCGAACACGAGCAGCGTGACCTTGCGGCCGAACCGGTCCGACAGTAGCGCCACGAACGGCAGCAGGCAGAGGAAGTAGGCGATCGCGATGGTGTTGGCCAGCAGCGCGTCGCGCAACGGGATGCCGGTGGCGGCGTGCGCGTATCCGGGCATGTAGCTGATCCACACGTAGTACGTGAGGGTGCCGGCGATCGTGATTCCGGCGACGCGCAGCGCCGCCCCCGGGTGTTCGGTGAACACGCCGATGAGCGGGTTACGGCGGGCCGTACGGCCCTGCGCGGAGGCGGTGCGGAAGCTCTCGGTCTCCTCTACGCCGACCCGCAGCCACAGCCCCACCAGTCCGAGCAGGCCGCCGATGCCGAACGCGAGGCGCCAGCCCCAGCTCTGCATCGCCGCCTCGCTGAGCGTGGAGGTGAGCACGAAGCCCATCAGCGATGCGATCAATGCGCCCGCCCCGACCGAAACCTGCTGCCACGACCCCGCGAAGGCCCGGCGCCGGGGCGCCGCGGACTCGACGAGGAAGGAGGACGAGGAGCCGAACTCGCCGCCCGCCGAGAAGCCCTGCACGAGCCGGGCCAGCAGTAGCACCACCGGCGCCGCGATCCCGATCGCCTCGTA
The sequence above is drawn from the Mycobacteriales bacterium genome and encodes:
- a CDS encoding SDR family oxidoreductase, whose protein sequence is MSARHVLVTGAAGGIGLAVAEAFATRGDTVTGVDARGVELDAAMAGLAGGRGTAHALVADLSDERCGEIVAAAQRLAGPVDVLVNAAGIYPATRLDDMTAAQWDRVQHVNVRAPVLLTVAVARAGRPAAVVNISSGAATRARPGAAHYCTSKAALEMATKACAVEFADRGIRVNAVAPGFIEVDSPVNPVTDEYAAAVSVNPTGRPGRPDEIAAAVVWLAGAEAGFVTGAVLRVDGGASAGTSALPVHHPSITALQRAEA
- a CDS encoding MFS transporter, which produces MTEAAAGAAATQSETRLTGKQRKAIIAGSIGNTVEWVDWAVYSTLAPVFASQFFAKGDPAVALLSTLAVFAVGFVMRPIGGALLGAYADRHGRKKGLVLTIGLMAGAAFVIAICPTYEAIGIAAPVVLLLARLVQGFSAGGEFGSSSSFLVESAAPRRRAFAGSWQQVSVGAGALIASLMGFVLTSTLSEAAMQSWGWRLAFGIGGLLGLVGLWLRVGVEETESFRTASAQGRTARRNPLIGVFTEHPGAALRVAGITIAGTLTYYVWISYMPGYAHAATGIPLRDALLANTIAIAYFLCLLPFVALLSDRFGRKVTLLVFAAGFVVLAYPAFQLLALGGFWPLLVVELVGVTFLAGYSANCAVVMAEQFPAEVRSTGIGLPYALAVALFGGTAPYITTWMSTNGLGSFVWLYVATAALIGVAVYATMPETKGRELL